Proteins from a genomic interval of Granulicella sp. L56:
- a CDS encoding glycosyltransferase family 39 protein translates to MNETITQSATTRRWSPLSIAILTVTWLILQIGGLFTPGLLDDVDSIYIEIAREMLRRHDFVTPYINGIRFFDKPPLMYWMAAGSMHLFGVHDWAARLPLALAVLALLLAVYALGIRLFAEISLIAHPDRGGFYAALAMATSIGPYLYTRFYIPDILLALWMTLAVHLFLIALDRIKLAPPQNQTQNRMPHVPLLGHGFSAKSPLLPCLAFAAVMALNVLTKGLIGLIFPIAFVFLYLAFTKQLRLLTRFHLLSSTAVFLAIAAPWHILAALRTPAIALPTGLGLPATGGWAWFYLYNEHIARFLGHRIPHDYGQVPIPLFWLLTAIWIMPWATFLPGALAEDLRILRGKISTTARQHEAALSLLLWPLVVLGFFTLSSRQEYYGLPALPALALIAAALLTRADVYAATPNNVISTGAKRSGETPVFRLSPQDTKAHNSALNWSLYFLLPLATAAAIICSYFAITAPHPAPGTDIASLLAANPRFYNLSLGHLFDLTGAAMGLFRGPLTAVALSMIAIGLGSYLLRRRGRTFAANLTLAAGMIVTLLAAHVGLARFYPILGSKGLAEAINADHPTPNDLIILDGELTSGSTLVFYTQQQIHLVDGRVNGLWYGSFWPDAPHIFETESTLRQLWASPRRVFLFTYKPEARIEDLTPYAPVHTLAAAGGKTVLTNR, encoded by the coding sequence GTGAACGAAACCATTACCCAATCCGCCACCACCCGCCGCTGGAGCCCCCTCTCCATCGCCATCCTTACTGTCACCTGGCTCATCCTCCAGATTGGCGGGCTCTTCACCCCCGGCCTGCTCGACGATGTCGACTCGATCTATATCGAGATCGCCCGCGAGATGCTCCGCCGCCACGACTTCGTCACCCCCTACATCAACGGCATCCGCTTCTTCGACAAGCCGCCGCTCATGTACTGGATGGCCGCCGGCTCCATGCATCTCTTCGGCGTCCACGACTGGGCTGCCCGCCTTCCGCTCGCCCTCGCCGTGCTCGCCCTGCTGTTGGCCGTCTACGCGCTCGGCATCCGCCTCTTCGCGGAGATATCCCTTATTGCCCACCCCGACCGAGGAGGCTTCTACGCCGCGCTCGCCATGGCCACCAGCATCGGCCCCTACCTCTACACCCGCTTCTACATCCCCGACATTCTGCTCGCCTTGTGGATGACGCTCGCCGTCCACCTCTTCCTGATCGCGCTCGACCGCATCAAGCTCGCACCACCTCAAAATCAAACACAAAACCGGATGCCCCATGTCCCGCTTCTGGGACATGGGTTTTCAGCAAAATCCCCGCTCCTCCCTTGCCTCGCCTTCGCCGCCGTCATGGCCCTGAACGTCCTCACCAAAGGCCTCATCGGTCTCATCTTCCCCATCGCCTTCGTCTTCCTCTACCTTGCCTTCACAAAGCAGCTCCGCCTCCTCACCCGCTTCCATCTCCTATCAAGCACCGCCGTCTTTCTCGCCATCGCCGCTCCATGGCACATCCTCGCGGCCCTGCGCACCCCGGCCATCGCACTCCCCACCGGCCTCGGTCTGCCCGCCACCGGAGGCTGGGCCTGGTTCTATCTCTACAACGAGCACATCGCCCGCTTCCTTGGCCACCGCATCCCCCACGACTATGGCCAGGTCCCGATCCCTCTCTTCTGGCTGCTCACCGCCATCTGGATCATGCCCTGGGCCACCTTCCTGCCCGGCGCTCTGGCAGAGGACCTTCGCATCCTCCGTGGCAAAATCAGCACCACAGCACGCCAGCACGAAGCCGCCCTGTCTCTCCTCCTGTGGCCTCTGGTAGTTCTAGGCTTCTTCACCCTCTCCAGCCGGCAGGAGTACTACGGCCTCCCCGCTCTGCCAGCCTTGGCGCTGATCGCCGCTGCCCTACTCACACGCGCCGATGTCTATGCTGCCACCCCAAATAACGTCATCTCGACCGGAGCGAAGCGAAGTGGAGAGACCCCTGTATTTCGTCTTTCTCCGCAAGACACCAAGGCACACAACAGCGCCCTCAACTGGTCCCTGTATTTCCTTTTGCCTCTCGCCACCGCCGCCGCCATCATCTGCAGCTACTTCGCCATCACCGCGCCCCACCCGGCTCCCGGCACCGACATCGCCTCCCTGCTGGCCGCGAACCCTCGCTTCTACAACCTCTCTCTCGGCCACCTCTTCGACCTGACCGGAGCCGCCATGGGTCTCTTCCGTGGTCCGCTGACGGCAGTAGCTCTCAGCATGATCGCGATCGGCCTCGGCAGCTACCTGCTGCGCCGCAGAGGCCGCACTTTTGCCGCCAACCTCACCCTCGCCGCTGGCATGATCGTGACGCTTCTGGCCGCACACGTCGGCCTCGCTCGCTTCTACCCGATCCTCGGCTCAAAAGGACTCGCCGAAGCCATCAACGCGGACCATCCCACCCCCAACGACCTCATTATTCTGGACGGCGAACTGACCTCCGGCTCGACGCTGGTCTTCTACACCCAGCAACAGATTCACCTCGTCGATGGCCGCGTCAACGGCCTCTGGTACGGCAGCTTCTGGCCCGATGCACCCCATATCTTCGAGACCGAATCCACGCTGCGACAGCTATGGGCCAGCCCGCGGCGCGTCTTCCTCTTCACCTACAAGCCCGAAGCGCGCATCGAAGACCTGACTCCGTACGCACCCGTCCACACCCTCGCCGCCGCCGGAGGCAAGACCGTCCTGACCAACCGCTAG
- a CDS encoding PilZ domain-containing protein produces the protein MQERRKEARYLCFGQVKLHRMPGIVRSGRIIDLSLSGCLIELRSPVYVSQGSAIELAVQMKGVALRMLGEVTFVDRPRPGLIGISFVRLSERGQLQLSELVTELGLVPARNRNRLSLRRLRIW, from the coding sequence TTGCAGGAACGCCGGAAGGAAGCGCGCTATCTCTGCTTTGGGCAGGTGAAGCTGCATCGGATGCCCGGCATTGTGCGGTCGGGCCGGATCATCGATCTGAGTCTTAGCGGATGTCTGATCGAGCTGCGGTCGCCCGTCTATGTCTCGCAGGGGTCAGCGATTGAGCTGGCCGTGCAGATGAAGGGAGTCGCCTTGCGCATGTTGGGCGAGGTCACCTTTGTCGACAGGCCAAGGCCGGGGCTGATTGGAATCTCTTTTGTGAGATTGAGCGAGCGCGGGCAGTTGCAGTTATCTGAACTGGTCACAGAACTCGGATTGGTTCCGGCGCGCAATCGAAATCGTCTGTCACTGCGCAGGCTGCGGATTTGGTAG
- a CDS encoding glycosyltransferase, with amino-acid sequence MSLLLHILFWVALVGSVTSTIYCLMVMAAAARFGLRKRREDAAETTFLPPLSVLKPLHGTEPGMERNLESFFEQDYPEFELLFCARHDTDEGLRLARRVAERYPHVDAKFVTCGEPQPKFHNAKVYSLAKLDSVARHELYITSDADVRVTRDYLRRMVQNLKDPHVGLASCVYLGTVDGGASAGFSAQLDAVGKSVEMTSGVLVADMLEGTKFALGATMAVRKKSFQEAGGFEELGQFYADDFVLGNRLAAQGTGVQMATHIIRLMVQDTPFGLSFRNQLRWMQSTRRSRPWGHLGSGLTFAMPFGLLGLLWGLLSGHAVVGLLWLSWMVVQRWMQAGAILRVMGDPDWVRGTMLYPIRDLLGSILWLGSYGGDRFYYRGKIYRLKDGGRVEAPK; translated from the coding sequence ATGAGTCTTCTGCTTCATATCTTGTTTTGGGTCGCGCTCGTCGGCTCGGTGACGTCTACGATCTACTGCCTGATGGTGATGGCGGCGGCGGCACGCTTCGGCTTGCGTAAGCGGCGGGAAGATGCCGCAGAGACTACATTTTTGCCCCCCTTGAGCGTGTTGAAGCCGCTGCATGGCACCGAGCCGGGGATGGAACGCAACCTCGAATCGTTCTTCGAGCAGGACTATCCCGAGTTCGAGTTGTTGTTTTGTGCCCGGCATGACACCGACGAAGGGTTGCGGCTGGCGCGGCGGGTGGCCGAGCGTTATCCCCATGTCGATGCGAAGTTTGTGACCTGCGGCGAGCCTCAGCCGAAGTTTCATAACGCGAAGGTGTACTCGCTGGCCAAGCTGGATTCGGTGGCGCGGCACGAGCTGTATATCACCAGCGATGCAGATGTCCGGGTAACGCGAGATTATCTGCGGCGCATGGTGCAGAACCTCAAGGACCCGCATGTCGGGCTGGCTTCGTGCGTGTATCTGGGAACGGTGGATGGCGGCGCTTCGGCTGGGTTTTCGGCGCAGTTGGACGCGGTGGGCAAGAGCGTGGAGATGACCTCGGGCGTTCTGGTGGCGGACATGCTGGAGGGAACGAAGTTCGCTCTGGGGGCGACCATGGCGGTGCGCAAAAAGTCGTTCCAGGAGGCAGGCGGCTTCGAGGAGCTGGGCCAGTTCTATGCCGATGACTTTGTGCTGGGCAACCGGCTGGCGGCGCAGGGAACCGGCGTGCAGATGGCGACGCACATCATTCGCCTGATGGTGCAGGACACGCCGTTCGGGCTGTCGTTCCGCAACCAGTTGCGCTGGATGCAGAGCACGCGGCGGTCGCGTCCGTGGGGCCATCTGGGCAGCGGGCTGACGTTTGCCATGCCCTTTGGCCTGCTGGGCCTGCTGTGGGGGCTGTTGAGTGGCCATGCGGTAGTAGGGCTGCTCTGGCTCTCGTGGATGGTGGTGCAGCGCTGGATGCAGGCTGGGGCGATTCTGCGGGTGATGGGCGATCCGGACTGGGTGCGGGGAACGATGCTCTACCCGATACGGGACCTGCTCGGAAGCATCCTGTGGCTGGGAAGCTACGGGGGCGACCGCTTCTACTATAGGGGGAAGATTTATCGGCTCAAGGACGGCGGCAGGGTGGAGGCACCGAAGTAG
- a CDS encoding helix-turn-helix transcriptional regulator: MATKRKSKGAYMISSVAEMYEIHPQTLRLYEREGLLRPSRSEGNTRLYTDEDLERLEFILNLARDLGVNIAGIAIVLQMRERMEEMNRQMQGFVDYVRTEMLSRMQQQQDPGSGLVPMRRPMVVPVKVVSVKTASVKTVLVKTAKVGKKK; this comes from the coding sequence ATGGCTACGAAGCGGAAGAGCAAGGGCGCGTACATGATTTCGTCGGTGGCGGAGATGTATGAGATTCATCCGCAGACGCTGCGTCTTTACGAGCGGGAGGGATTGTTGCGGCCTTCGCGCAGTGAGGGCAATACGCGGCTCTATACCGACGAGGACCTGGAGCGGCTGGAGTTCATTCTGAACCTGGCACGCGACCTTGGCGTGAATATTGCCGGTATCGCCATCGTGTTGCAGATGCGCGAGCGCATGGAGGAGATGAACCGCCAGATGCAGGGGTTCGTCGACTATGTGCGGACGGAGATGCTGTCGCGCATGCAGCAGCAACAGGACCCGGGATCGGGGCTGGTGCCTATGCGGCGTCCGATGGTGGTTCCGGTGAAGGTGGTTTCGGTAAAGACGGCTTCAGTGAAGACGGTTTTGGTAAAGACGGCGAAGGTGGGGAAGAAGAAGTAG
- a CDS encoding DnaJ C-terminal domain-containing protein produces the protein MATQTKDYYGTLGVKKTATSDDIRKAFRKAARKYHPDVNPGDKKAEEKFKEISEANDVLSDDKKRKIYDQFGFYSDNIDPAAAEAAARGGYGGGFTGAPGGGRARTSGGAGQEVPFDFGGFDFSDFQGGARGGQQESSGGFGGSFKDIFSGMFTGGGQKAQQRGPQPGTDLEYQVSVDFWTAVRGGVTRLEIQRQEVCPSCKGKSTTGGSIECPECHGSGQVTQMGGRMKFNIQCPQCGGTGKIQNSCKTCDGAGVVIKREPLEFRIKPGTRDGQRIRLAGKGNAGMHGGPAGDLFLIIKAGTNPVFSRNGDDIYVTVPVTVTEAALGAKIEVPTIDGRTQLKIPPGTQAGQKLRLREKGVQSAAREGTRGDQIVEVKVVVPKVQDERSKEILRELAKLNPDDPRTGLFADV, from the coding sequence ATGGCGACACAGACAAAAGATTATTACGGCACGTTGGGCGTGAAGAAGACGGCGACGTCGGATGACATTCGCAAGGCGTTCAGGAAAGCTGCGCGCAAATATCATCCGGACGTGAATCCGGGCGATAAGAAGGCCGAGGAGAAGTTCAAGGAGATCTCCGAGGCGAACGATGTTTTGAGCGACGACAAGAAGCGCAAGATCTACGACCAGTTCGGCTTCTACTCCGACAACATCGATCCGGCGGCGGCTGAGGCTGCGGCACGCGGCGGCTACGGCGGCGGATTTACGGGCGCTCCGGGCGGTGGACGGGCGCGTACGAGTGGCGGTGCCGGGCAGGAGGTTCCGTTCGATTTTGGAGGATTCGACTTCTCGGACTTTCAGGGCGGCGCTCGTGGGGGGCAGCAGGAGTCGAGCGGCGGATTTGGCGGCAGCTTCAAGGACATCTTTAGTGGCATGTTCACCGGCGGTGGGCAGAAGGCACAGCAGCGCGGGCCGCAGCCGGGAACGGACCTTGAGTATCAGGTGAGCGTCGATTTCTGGACGGCGGTGCGCGGCGGTGTGACCCGGCTGGAGATTCAGCGGCAGGAGGTCTGCCCAAGCTGCAAAGGGAAGTCAACGACCGGCGGCAGCATCGAGTGCCCGGAGTGCCACGGCAGCGGGCAGGTGACGCAGATGGGTGGCCGGATGAAGTTCAACATCCAGTGCCCGCAGTGCGGCGGCACAGGCAAGATACAGAACTCCTGCAAGACCTGCGATGGCGCCGGTGTCGTCATCAAGCGCGAGCCGCTGGAGTTCCGCATCAAGCCGGGAACGCGCGACGGTCAGCGGATTCGGCTGGCGGGCAAGGGCAACGCCGGGATGCACGGCGGCCCTGCGGGGGATCTGTTTCTGATTATCAAGGCCGGGACGAATCCGGTTTTCAGCCGCAACGGCGACGATATCTATGTAACTGTCCCGGTTACAGTGACGGAGGCGGCACTGGGCGCGAAGATCGAGGTGCCTACGATTGACGGACGGACGCAGTTGAAGATTCCACCGGGGACGCAGGCGGGGCAGAAGCTGCGGCTGCGTGAGAAGGGCGTGCAGAGCGCTGCTCGCGAAGGCACTCGCGGCGACCAGATCGTAGAAGTGAAGGTCGTGGTGCCGAAGGTGCAGGATGAACGGAGTAAAGAGATACTGCGGGAGCTGGCGAAGTTGAATCCCGACGATCCGCGGACCGGGTTGTTTGCTGACGTTTAA
- a CDS encoding Fpg/Nei family DNA glycosylase, which translates to MPEGNEIHRWAERHAAAFAGRPVKIDGPQGRFTDAAVIDGRKLVRVMAVGKHLGYDFGRDRILHVHLGLQGDFTEGSGPLPEVRGALRLRMWNAAAVKRPAEPGVSKRHGWYSEDDGTGHVAPEKVAWVELRGPMDCSVYTQAMWEKLLKRLGPDPLNGDGPERAMEKIRKSKKAIGALLMDQAVAAGIGNIYRAELLYRARLNPFTPGSEVQEKLLRSIWKDAGILMKAGMVDRRIVTTRASDRPHRRGKVLKEEAHYVYRRQGRECFVCGTKILTQVMAGRNLFWCPTCQPGISKGNKQEK; encoded by the coding sequence ATGCCGGAAGGAAACGAGATACACCGATGGGCCGAGCGGCACGCGGCGGCGTTTGCCGGAAGGCCGGTGAAGATCGATGGGCCGCAGGGTCGGTTTACCGATGCGGCGGTAATCGACGGGCGAAAGCTGGTGCGCGTCATGGCCGTCGGCAAGCATCTGGGTTACGACTTTGGCAGGGACCGGATTCTGCATGTGCATCTTGGTTTGCAGGGAGATTTCACGGAGGGCTCAGGGCCGTTGCCTGAGGTGCGTGGAGCGCTGCGGCTGCGGATGTGGAATGCTGCTGCTGTAAAGCGTCCGGCCGAGCCAGGTGTAAGTAAGAGGCATGGCTGGTACTCGGAGGACGATGGCACGGGGCATGTCGCTCCGGAGAAGGTTGCGTGGGTTGAGTTGCGCGGGCCGATGGACTGCTCGGTTTACACGCAGGCGATGTGGGAGAAGCTGCTGAAGCGGCTGGGCCCCGATCCTCTCAACGGCGATGGGCCGGAGCGGGCGATGGAGAAGATTCGCAAGAGCAAGAAGGCGATTGGCGCTTTGCTGATGGATCAGGCGGTAGCGGCAGGGATTGGCAATATCTATCGCGCGGAGCTGCTCTATCGAGCGAGGCTGAATCCGTTTACTCCGGGCAGCGAGGTGCAGGAGAAGCTGTTGCGGTCGATATGGAAGGATGCGGGGATTCTGATGAAGGCGGGAATGGTCGACCGGCGTATCGTCACGACCAGGGCCTCGGACCGCCCTCACCGAAGGGGCAAGGTTTTAAAGGAAGAAGCGCACTATGTGTATCGGCGGCAGGGCAGAGAGTGCTTTGTCTGCGGGACGAAGATTTTGACGCAGGTGATGGCGGGACGGAACCTGTTCTGGTGTCCAACATGCCAGCCTGGGATAAGCAAGGGGAATAAGCAGGAGAAGTAA
- the dnaK gene encoding molecular chaperone DnaK, which yields MAKIIGIDLGTTNSCVAVMEGGEPKVIPNEEGGRTTPSVVAFTKSGERLVGQVAKRQAITNPENTIYSIKRFMGRRLNEVGDEMKMVPYKVVAKGDNIAVVAQGKEYTAPEVSAMILQKLKKAAEDYLGHSVTEAVITVPAYFNDAQRQATKDAGKIAGLDVKRIVNEPTAAALAYGLDKKKDETIAVYDFGGGTFDVSILEVGEGVIEVKSTNGDTHLGGDNLDQRIVDWLIAEFKTETGLDLTSKGNEMALQRLKDAAERAKIELSTAQETEINLPFITADASGPKHLVRKLTRAKLESLVDDLLQRSIGPCKQALKDAGIDASKIDEVVLVGGQTRMPKIQQLVKDLFGKEPNKGVNPDEVVAIGAAVQAGVLAGEVKDLLLLDVTPLTLSIETMGGVATGMITRNTTIPTKKSETFSTAADNQTEVEVHVLQGERPMAAQNRTLGKFKLGGIPNAPRGVPQIEVTFDIDANGILNVTAKDNATGKDQKITITSSSGLSKEEVERMAKDAEAHAAEDKEQRDAVEARNGLDSLVYNVEKMVKDAGDKVAESDKTEVETALAEAKTTLAGTPDASELNAAKDRLTGVSHKLAEAMYKAAAAAPQTDGATAAEGVTEEPKKDEGVIDAEYVDVDEKK from the coding sequence ATGGCAAAGATTATTGGTATCGATCTGGGAACCACGAACTCCTGCGTCGCCGTGATGGAAGGCGGCGAGCCTAAGGTGATTCCCAACGAAGAGGGTGGACGGACGACGCCTTCCGTTGTGGCGTTCACGAAGAGCGGGGAGCGGCTGGTCGGCCAGGTGGCCAAACGCCAGGCGATTACGAACCCCGAGAACACGATCTATTCGATCAAGCGCTTCATGGGTCGCCGCCTGAACGAAGTGGGCGATGAGATGAAGATGGTGCCCTACAAGGTCGTCGCGAAGGGCGACAACATTGCAGTCGTGGCGCAGGGCAAGGAGTACACCGCGCCTGAGGTCTCGGCGATGATTCTTCAGAAGCTGAAGAAGGCCGCGGAGGATTACCTGGGACATTCTGTGACGGAGGCCGTCATTACGGTTCCGGCTTACTTCAACGACGCCCAGCGGCAGGCGACCAAGGATGCCGGAAAGATTGCCGGGCTTGACGTCAAGCGCATTGTGAACGAGCCGACGGCGGCTGCTTTGGCCTATGGCCTCGACAAGAAGAAGGACGAGACGATTGCGGTCTATGACTTTGGCGGCGGTACGTTCGACGTCTCGATTCTTGAGGTTGGCGAGGGCGTGATCGAGGTGAAGTCGACCAATGGCGATACGCATCTTGGTGGCGACAATCTCGACCAGCGCATTGTGGACTGGCTCATCGCGGAGTTCAAGACCGAGACCGGGCTTGACCTGACCTCGAAGGGCAACGAGATGGCGTTGCAACGTCTGAAGGACGCTGCGGAACGCGCGAAGATCGAGCTGTCGACGGCGCAGGAGACGGAGATCAATCTGCCGTTCATCACTGCCGATGCGAGCGGGCCGAAGCACCTGGTGCGTAAGCTGACGCGGGCGAAGCTGGAGTCGCTGGTTGACGATCTGCTGCAGCGGTCGATTGGGCCGTGCAAGCAGGCGCTGAAGGACGCGGGCATCGACGCCAGCAAGATCGACGAAGTGGTTCTGGTTGGCGGTCAGACGCGTATGCCGAAGATCCAGCAACTGGTGAAGGACCTGTTCGGCAAGGAGCCCAACAAGGGCGTCAATCCGGATGAAGTCGTTGCCATCGGCGCGGCGGTTCAGGCTGGCGTTCTGGCGGGCGAGGTGAAGGACCTGCTGCTGCTCGACGTGACTCCGCTGACTCTCTCGATTGAGACGATGGGCGGCGTGGCGACCGGCATGATCACTCGCAATACGACGATTCCGACGAAGAAGTCGGAGACGTTCTCGACGGCAGCCGATAACCAGACTGAGGTTGAGGTTCATGTGTTGCAGGGCGAGCGCCCGATGGCGGCGCAGAACCGGACACTGGGCAAGTTCAAGCTGGGCGGGATTCCGAATGCTCCGCGTGGCGTGCCGCAGATCGAGGTGACGTTCGACATCGACGCTAACGGCATTCTGAACGTTACGGCGAAGGACAACGCGACCGGCAAGGACCAGAAGATTACGATTACGAGTTCTTCAGGTCTAAGCAAGGAAGAGGTTGAGCGGATGGCGAAGGACGCCGAGGCTCACGCGGCCGAGGACAAGGAACAGCGCGATGCAGTTGAGGCGCGCAACGGTCTGGACTCGCTGGTGTACAACGTCGAGAAGATGGTGAAGGACGCCGGCGACAAGGTTGCGGAGTCGGACAAGACCGAGGTCGAGACGGCTTTGGCCGAAGCCAAGACCACGCTGGCGGGAACGCCGGATGCGTCCGAGCTGAACGCGGCCAAGGACAGGCTGACGGGCGTAAGCCACAAGCTGGCCGAGGCGATGTACAAGGCTGCCGCTGCTGCGCCGCAGACCGATGGTGCGACGGCTGCCGAGGGCGTTACCGAAGAGCCGAAGAAGGACGAGGGCGTCATCGATGCAGAGTATGTCGATGTCGATGAAAAGAAGTAA
- a CDS encoding PepSY domain-containing protein — protein sequence MARKHVFLHYTRYTHLYLGVFIAPALLFFAFTGALQTFSFHETTRGSSYKPPAWIATLAQIHKKQTMTVPVRKLPPSTPQSAGTRSDKPDKMEKAQPSAILAKPHNPLPLKLFFLVVSIGLFLSTVSGLYMSYRYSRNRKLITGLLIAGVIIPIALLSL from the coding sequence ATGGCACGAAAGCACGTCTTCCTCCACTACACCCGCTACACTCACCTCTACCTGGGCGTCTTCATCGCACCGGCGCTGCTCTTCTTCGCCTTCACCGGAGCCCTCCAGACCTTCAGCTTCCACGAGACCACCCGCGGCAGCTCCTATAAGCCACCCGCCTGGATCGCCACCCTCGCCCAGATCCACAAAAAGCAGACCATGACGGTCCCAGTCCGAAAGCTTCCGCCATCCACGCCGCAATCCGCAGGCACCCGGTCCGACAAGCCAGACAAGATGGAAAAGGCCCAGCCATCGGCTATTCTGGCTAAACCACACAACCCTTTACCTTTAAAGCTGTTCTTCCTTGTGGTCTCGATTGGCCTCTTCCTCTCCACCGTCTCCGGCCTGTACATGTCCTACCGCTACAGCCGCAACCGCAAACTCATCACCGGCCTCCTGATCGCCGGAGTCATCATCCCCATAGCCCTGCTCTCCCTCTAA
- a CDS encoding DUF4440 domain-containing protein, with translation MASQPVFTHTEPDLLPILDELRRREPIFHTPEFGTTNADFERMMAPDYWEVGASGRRYSRDFILRWMSDAPPVDAVFAGWQSSGHALRRLGPDTYLLTYTLRQIERLTRRATIWQSTAEGWRILYHQGTIVTAEEDDLPPAS, from the coding sequence ATGGCATCCCAGCCGGTCTTCACCCACACCGAACCCGATCTGCTCCCCATCCTCGACGAGCTACGACGCCGCGAACCCATCTTCCACACCCCTGAATTCGGCACTACCAACGCTGACTTCGAGCGCATGATGGCACCCGATTACTGGGAGGTAGGAGCCTCAGGCCGCCGCTACAGCCGGGACTTCATCCTCCGCTGGATGTCCGACGCTCCACCAGTCGATGCGGTCTTTGCAGGCTGGCAAAGCTCCGGCCATGCCCTCCGCCGCCTCGGCCCGGACACCTATCTCCTCACCTACACCCTGCGCCAGATCGAACGCCTCACCCGCCGAGCCACCATCTGGCAGAGCACAGCCGAGGGCTGGCGCATTCTCTACCATCAGGGCACAATCGTCACCGCCGAAGAGGACGACCTTCCGCCTGCCTCATAA
- a CDS encoding slipin family protein produces MSIPVLFAIAIVVLYLLNSIKILKEYERGVIFRLGRVMGAAKGPGVILVFRPLDQIVRVSLRQEAMEVPPQDVITRDNVTLKVNAVITLRVIDPTKTVIEVANYVYQTSQFAQTTLRSVLGEVELDELLAHREALNQRIQTIIDGHTAPFGVKVVSVEVKQVDLPESMLRAMAKQAEAERERRAKVIHAEGEFNAAAKLVEAAELMATQPMTLQLRYLQTLTEIGVEKNTTIVFPLPLEMMNLLNKSIMSAATPEKKD; encoded by the coding sequence ATGTCTATTCCCGTGCTCTTCGCCATCGCCATTGTCGTCCTCTACCTGCTCAATTCCATCAAAATCCTCAAAGAATACGAGCGTGGAGTGATCTTCCGTCTTGGCCGTGTCATGGGAGCAGCCAAAGGTCCGGGCGTCATCCTGGTCTTCCGCCCGCTCGACCAGATCGTCCGCGTCAGCCTGCGTCAGGAAGCCATGGAAGTGCCGCCGCAGGACGTCATCACCCGCGACAACGTCACCCTCAAAGTAAACGCGGTCATCACCCTGCGCGTCATCGATCCGACCAAAACCGTGATCGAAGTCGCCAACTACGTTTACCAGACCTCGCAGTTCGCGCAGACCACCTTGCGCTCCGTCCTCGGCGAAGTCGAGCTAGACGAGCTGCTCGCGCATCGCGAAGCCTTGAACCAGCGCATCCAGACCATCATCGACGGTCACACCGCGCCCTTCGGCGTCAAGGTCGTCTCGGTCGAGGTCAAGCAGGTCGATCTGCCCGAATCGATGCTGCGAGCCATGGCCAAGCAGGCCGAAGCCGAGCGCGAGCGCCGCGCCAAGGTCATCCACGCCGAAGGCGAGTTCAACGCCGCCGCCAAGCTGGTCGAAGCCGCCGAGTTGATGGCGACCCAGCCCATGACCCTGCAACTGCGCTACCTGCAAACCCTCACCGAGATCGGCGTCGAGAAGAACACCACCATCGTCTTCCCGCTGCCGCTCGAGATGATGAACCTCCTCAATAAATCCATCATGTCCGCCGCGACACCGGAGAAGAAGGATTGA
- a CDS encoding SPOR domain-containing protein, producing MNTLYSRNRDMEEDDDEPIGRDREMTLGTSFIVGIFFALVLICAIFFAFGYSLGKRSALPASGVVAPAASQDTGSSSAAKPSSAIPESQAASADSSTDTPADDSSSNEQTPPAATQTPVAVPAKLTIKPTPVSRAVAPSTPAVVPGAAQSVVQVAAVSRKGDADMLVGALKRHGYNAAIHQSPQDKLLHVQIGPFATKKDADAMRQKLTADGYNAIVK from the coding sequence GTGAATACCCTGTACAGCCGTAACCGTGACATGGAAGAAGACGACGACGAACCCATCGGCCGCGACCGTGAGATGACTCTGGGAACGTCCTTCATCGTTGGCATCTTCTTCGCCCTGGTGCTGATCTGCGCCATCTTCTTCGCCTTCGGCTACTCGCTCGGCAAACGGTCCGCGCTTCCCGCTTCGGGCGTAGTTGCTCCGGCAGCAAGTCAAGACACAGGTTCCTCCAGCGCTGCGAAGCCTTCCTCAGCAATCCCGGAGTCTCAGGCAGCATCTGCTGACTCATCGACTGACACACCGGCTGATGACAGCTCGTCAAACGAACAGACTCCGCCAGCGGCCACGCAAACCCCTGTGGCAGTGCCGGCGAAGCTGACAATAAAGCCAACCCCTGTGAGCCGAGCTGTTGCGCCATCGACACCAGCAGTAGTCCCAGGCGCAGCTCAGTCAGTCGTGCAGGTAGCCGCGGTCTCGCGCAAGGGAGATGCGGACATGTTAGTCGGTGCTCTGAAACGGCATGGCTATAACGCGGCCATTCATCAATCGCCGCAGGATAAGTTGCTGCATGTGCAGATTGGTCCGTTCGCCACAAAGAAAGACGCCGACGCGATGCGCCAGAAGCTGACCGCCGACGGCTACAACGCCATCGTCAAGTAG